A genome region from Populus alba chromosome 3, ASM523922v2, whole genome shotgun sequence includes the following:
- the LOC118031036 gene encoding ESCRT-related protein CHMP1B, with protein sequence MGNTEKLLNQIMDLKFTSKSLQRQSRKCEKEEKAEKLKVKKAIEKGNMDGARIYAENAIRKRTEQMNYLRLSSRLDAVVARLDTQAKMTTINKSMGSIVKSLESTLATGNLQKMSETMDQFEKQFVNMEVQAEFMESSMAGSTSLSTPEGEVNSLMQQVADDYGLEVSVGLPQPAAHAVATSSQEKVGEDDLSRRLAELKAKG encoded by the exons atgggaaacACAGAGAAGCTGTTGAATCAGATCATGGACTTGAAATTCACATCGAAATCGCTGCAAAGGCAGTCAAGGAAGTGCGAGAAGGAAGAGAAAGCGGAGAAATTGAAGGTGAAGAAGGCGATCGAGAAAGGAAACATGGACGGTGCTCGGATCTATGCTGAGAACGCCATTCGTAAGAGGACTGAACAGATGAATTACTTGAGGCTCTCCTCCAGGCTCGATGCCGTTGTCGCTAGGCTTGATACTCAGGCTAAGATGACCACCATTAACAAGTCCATGGGTTCTATTGTTAAGTCCCTCGAGTCTACTCTCGCTACTG GTAATTTGCAGAAGATGTCGGAGACAATGGATCAGTTTGAGAAGCAGTTTGTGAATATGGAGGTGCAGGCAGAGTTCATGGAGAGTTCTATGGCTGGGTCTACCTCCCTTTCCACACCTGAGGGTGAGGTCAACAGCTTGATGCAGCAGGTAGCTGATGACTATGGATTGGAGGTCTCTGTTGGGCTGCCACAGCCTGCTGCTCATGCAGTGGCAACCAGTTCGCAGGAGAAGGTGGGTGAGGATGATTTATCAAGGCGGCTTGCAGAGCTTAAGGCCAAAGGGTAA